The Plectropomus leopardus isolate mb chromosome 2, YSFRI_Pleo_2.0, whole genome shotgun sequence genome has a window encoding:
- the LOC121952188 gene encoding zinc finger protein 235-like, whose product MTKLELLNVFLNDRLTAAAEEIFRAVKNTVLEYQSEILRSKEENERLKRLLNVAVQRLLLQPEAHSVQPQEDGQPCESEWRSSVELLPQIKEEPKLQSIQTEGSQEASDSEEGSCSHVELLQRSHPPPAQIVCGRQSVSPAPLISHEVKAESDREDSRKQQPASSLPSSLTVHSNCRAAQNDSHTDAAKSHRTQKADPQVKALLRSNGKQSTHILQVKNVRSLKPPPPRSSHPSQSIQRWHSCKECGKGFSFACQLEVHMRWHTKEKPYSCAVCRKSFTTVSMLKRHHRIHTGEKPFRCHVCGKCFNQSAHLNTHFRLHTRERASWSRAPHSK is encoded by the exons atgaccaaactggagctgctgAACGTGTTTCTGAACGACAGGCTCACCGCGGCCGCTGAGGAGATTTTCCGCGCCGTTAAGAACACGGTGTTGGAGTATCAGAGCGAAATCTTGCGCTCCAAGGAAGAGAACGAGCGACTCAAACGGCTCCTCAATGTAGCCGTCCAGCGGCTCCTGCTGCAGCCAg AAGCTCACTCTGTCCAGCCCCAGGAAGATGGTCAGCCCTGTGAGTCTGAGTGGAGGAGCAGTGTAGAGCTGTTGCCACAAATTAAAGAAGAACCAAAACTCCAAAGCATCCAGACAGAGGGTTCACAGGAAGCGAGCGACTCAGAGGAAGGAAGCTGTAGTCACGtcgagctgctgcagaggtcaCATCCTCCCCCAGCTCAAATTGTGTGTGGCAGACAAAGTGTCTCCCCAGCTCCATTAATATCCCATGAGGTAAAggcagagagtgacagagaggacAGCAGGAAACAGCAGCCTGCCAGCAGCTTACCATCCTCCCTGACTGTTCACTCAAACTGCAGAGCTGCTCAGAACGACTCTCATACCGACGCCGCGAAGAGTCACAGGACTCAGAAAGCAGACCCGCAGGTGAAAGCGTTGCTCCGCTCAAACGGAAAACAGAGCACGCACATACTACAGGTCAAGAACGTGAGATCCCTGAAGCCGCCCCCGCCTCGCTCCTCTCACCCGAGCCAGAGCATCCAGAGGTGGCACAGCTGCAAAGAGTGCGGGAAGGGCTTCAGCTTTGCCTGCCAGCTGGAGGTCCACATGCGCTGGCACACCAAGGAGAAGCCGTACAGCTGCGCCGTGTGCCGCAAGAGCTTCACCACGGTCAGCATGCTCAAGAGGCACCACCGCATCCACACGGGGGAGAAGCCCTTCCGCTGCCATGTCTGCGGGAAATGCTTCAACCAGTCAGCGCACCTCAACACCCACTTCAGGCTGCACACCAGAGAAAGGGCCAGCTGGAGCCGGGCCCCGCACTCCAAGTGA